The genomic segment AAGATAAGGATTTGCATACCCATTTTCTGAAATGTGGTTTTTCTTAGATGAAATAACCTTCTCAGTTCCTTGCTGTGAAACAGAATTATGTGAGTTTTCTTTGCCATTCTCCAGAACATGTCCCCGATCCATTTGTTTATTGTCAGTCTCTTCCTTTTTCAGATGctgctcttttttcttctttctaagtTGCTCCCTTCTAGTAGCTGCAAGTGCCTGCTGCTGTTCAATGCAGTCATCTAATTTCTCTCTAATAGCATCGGTTGTGAGAGCCTCTAAAACCAATTCACGGAGAATTTCCAGTTTCACATTAATGTCAAGAAGACCATAATGCCCCCGTTTTATAGTCGCCACGTGACTTGACAATTCAGCTCTACCTTCCATCTCCAAGAAGTCACATAAGTATTCAGCCCAGTTGGCTAACGTAATCTGAGGAAATGGGTAAAAAAGTCAGCTAACACTTGGAATCTAAAGGATAAATCTGCTAGCTAGATATAAAGACAGACACTCCACAGATTAAacattttattataaatatcaTGATTCCGAAAAAgagtaaaataaataaattcaccTTTGATTTCCTTCTTTTGCTCTGTACAGCCATGAAATAGTCACTTTCATCCTTAATAAGCAAGCGGAAAATTGCAGAATGCAATTCCACAAGGAGCATAAGATCACTGTCCTTGTGGCAGAGTGCATTTTCAAAATCTTCCAGAGAAAATGGCCAAAGATGCAACAACCTACTAAAAGAAGAGCAAAAATCCCAAACCATAAGAAGGTCCCCAACACAATCCATAGGCACATGAAAATCCATAGACAGAGTAGGGCGATCTGTGAAAACAGGATCATCTGCAGCAGGCTGCACTAAGAGGTCATCAATTGGGTATTTAACTGGTTTTTCTTCCGGCTTCTCTTCCTCTGCAAATTTAGGGAACATGTAAACAAGTggcatgaaaatattgttttcaagATATTTAAACCTGAAaactgaaaagaataaaatttaagGAACTAAACAAATAGACCTTAGCAAGTTCAAGAATGGGAGCAAAATTTAGTTTGTAGATAACAAATTAAAGTTTCTTCCATGTacctttctttaattttttcttgATCGTACCCATGCCTTCCAAATTTTCATTTTctatctctttccttttcttgttgATTTTGTTATCTTTGACATCCTGAAGATGATATGAATTTTAGAAATACTATATATGCAACTCAACAAGCAGGGGGATCAGGATAGAATATTACCATAACATTGTTTCTTCCTGCTTTTTTGTGTACTTTGCCATTTTGAACAATAAATCTGTCCTTCAACTCTTCAAGAAGTTCAGTGGAAATCCCATGCTTCTTCGCAAGGTTTTCATGAACCACCCATGGGGCACTCTTTGAAGTTGATTCTCTAATAAA from the Phoenix dactylifera cultivar Barhee BC4 chromosome 14, palm_55x_up_171113_PBpolish2nd_filt_p, whole genome shotgun sequence genome contains:
- the LOC103704822 gene encoding DDT domain-containing protein DDB_G0282237-like isoform X2, which codes for MLQERMFEGLELHGRKEQSVCACKILKILDNGDTTLYKVGWVDKARKVTDTSIVKAGELIRKKPPFSRNVLKAFIRESTSKSAPWVVHENLAKKHGISTELLEELKDRFIVQNGKVHKKAGRNNVMDVKDNKINKKRKEIENENLEGMGTIKKKLKKEEEKPEEKPVKYPIDDLLVQPAADDPVFTDRPTLSMDFHVPMDCVGDLLMVWDFCSSFSRLLHLWPFSLEDFENALCHKDSDLMLLVELHSAIFRLLIKDESDYFMAVQSKRRKSKITLANWAEYLCDFLEMEGRAELSSHVATIKRGHYGLLDINVKLEILRELVLEALTTDAIREKLDDCIEQQQALAATRREQLRKKKKEQHLKKEETDNKQMDRGHVLENGKENSHNSVSQQGTEKVISSKKNHISENGEIANKPRMDDGGGAERLKHLSATKDAMKGQRRGKDKDKEAWEKKPGEYKEQHLEREIEKLSIRTSSLGKDRNYNRYWFFRHEGRLFVESSDHKQWGYYSTKEELDALMGSLNPKGERERALQRQLEKYYLRISTALQKRSKDVAQKILLEEAVLRRSTRVRAQPRDSPAMAFLRYVNKWKEN